The Microbacterium forte sequence TCGTCGAGATCGCGCCCGGCACGGTCATCGAGGTGCACAGCCAGGCGATCCTCCGCATCGTCGAGCCCAAGGACGCCGTCGTCGAGGATGCTGACGACTCGGTCGTCGTCGTCGATGAGGCGCCCATCGTCGATGACGCTCCTGCGATCGAGACCACCGAAGAGACCCGTCGTCGTCTCGAGCGCGACGCCGACGACAAGTAGTCTTCGCGCTGCACGACTTCGGCACTCCGGCATCTTAGAAAGCTGATCACACGTGGCCACTTCTTCCCCGGTCCGTCATGCCTGGCGGGTCCTCATGGGCCTGCTCCTGGTGACGGGCGTCCTCTTCGGCATCAACGCCCTCGGCGTCCACGTGTTCGAGAAGAGCTCCTGGTCTCCTGAGCTCGCGCTCGACCTCCAGGGCGGCACGCAGATCGTGCTGAGCGCGGAGACCGAAGACGGAGCTGCGCCCTCGCCGGAGCAGCTCGATCAGGCCGCGGCGATCATCCGACAGCGCGTCGACGCGTCTGGCGTGGCCGAGGCAGACATCACCACTGAGGGCGGCCGCAACATCGTGGTCCAGATCCCGGGTGTCGCCGACGAGCAGACGCGTGCCCGGATCCAGTCCAGCGCGCAGCTCGAGTTCCGCCCGGTGCTCGCCACGACCGCAGGCACCAACCAGTACGTGGGTGAAGACGGCAACGAGACGGCCTATCCGACTCCGGACGACTCGCTGAACGCGACGCCGACGGCCGAGCCGACGGATGCGAGCGACCTCGCATGGGTGACAGACCGACTGGCCGCAGAGTTCCAGGCCTACGACTGCGCCAACCCCGACAACGACCCCTCGAACGCGCCCAAGGATCAGCCGCTCATCGCGTGCGATCCCTCCGGGCAGGCGAAGTACCTGCTGGGACCGACCGAGCTCACGGGCGATGCGATCACGGACGCCTCGGCAGGCCGTGACCCGAGGACGGGCGCATGGCTCGTCCAGCTCACCATGAACGGAGACGGCGCCGAGGCATTCGGCGAGGTCAGCACCCGCCTCAACCAGAACCGCCTGGCTGAGCTCTCGCCGCGTGACCAGTTCGCCTTCGTCCTCGACGGGTCCGTCATCAGCGCACCGCGCATGAACGGGCAGATCCTCGACGGCCGCCCCAGCATCTCGGGCGACTTCACCCAGGAATCCGCGACCGCCCTGGCTGACCAGCTCAAGTTCGGCGCGCTGCCGCTCAGCTTCGAGGTGCAGAGCTCCGACACGATCTCGGCGACCCTGGGCACACAGCAGCTCCAGATCGGCCTCATCGCCGGACTCATCGGTCTCGCTCTCGTGGCGATCTACTCGCTGATCGTGTATCGCGCGCTCGGAACCGTGATCATCGCCTCGATCGCCGTGATGGCGGTGCTGACCTACGTCATCATCTGCATCCTCGCATGGCGACTCGGGTTCCGCCTGTCGCTCGCCGGCGTCGCGGGTCTCATCGTCTCGATCGGCTTCACCGCCGACTCCTTCATCGTCTACTTCGAGAGGATCCGAGACGAGCTGCGCGACGGCAAGTCGATCACTTCGGCGGTCGAAGACGGCTGGGGCAGAGCCAAGCGGACCATCTACATCTCGAAGTCGATTAACATCCTCGCGGCCGTCGTGCTGTACATCCTCGCTGACTCCACAGTGAAGGGCTTCGCCTTCACACTGGGTCTGACGACCCTCATCGACGTGTTCATCTTCGTGATCTTCACCCACCCGGTGATGCAGCTGCTCGCTCGCACGAAGTTCTTCGGCGGCGGACACAAGCTCTCCGGCCTCGACCCCGAATCGCTGGGCGCGGTGTACCGCAGCCGGTCGCAGTTCCGTCAGGTGCCGACCGCCACGGCGGGGCGCGGTGCGAAGAACGCCAGGGCCAAGGGTGAAGCCGAGCGCCGTCAGACCATCGCAGAGCGCAAGCGCGCCGAAGCACTAGCCGGTGACAGATCCAGCCGCACCGGAAGCGAGGGGGACGCCTGATGGCTTCCATGAATGAGTTCGGCAACAACCTGTACTCGGGAAAGACCTCTTTCCCGTTCGTCGCCAAGCGCCGCCTGTGGTTCATCATCGCGATCGCCCTGGTCGTCGGTTCGGCGCTGGTGCCCCTCCTGCGCCCGATCCAGTTCTCGATCGAGTTCACCGGCGGGTCGCAGTTCACGGTTCAGGCGCCCGACAGCACCGACCAGCGGACCGCGACCGACGCGGTGCAGTCCGTCGTGCCGGGTGCAGCGACCAAGGTCGTCGTCATCAACGGCAGTGACATCCGCGTGCAGACCGATCAGATGGGCGCGGATGAGACCCAGCAGGTCTCCAACGCTCTGGCCGATGCCTTCGGAGTCGAACCCGACAGCGTGACGTCGTCGTTCATCGGCCCAGCATGGGGCGAGAACGTCACCAGGCAGTCGTTGTGGGGACTTGCGATCTTCCTCGCACTGACCTTCCTGATCCTCGCCATCTACTTCCGCACCTGGAAGATGTCCGCGGCTGCGATCGTCGGCCTTCTGGATGTGCTCGTGATCACCGTCGGCGTCTACGCCCTCGCCGGTTTCGAGATCTCGCCCCCGGCGGTGATCGGTTTCCTCACGATCCTCGCCTATTCGCTGTACGACACGACGGTGGTGTTCGACAAGATCAGGGAGAACACGACGGAGGACGGCGAGAACTCGTCTCGGACGTTCGGCGAGTCGGTCAACCTCGCGGTGAACCAGACGCTGGTCCGATCGATCAACACCTCGGTCGTGGCCGCTCTGCCGGTGGGAGCGGTGCTCTTCATCGGCGCCTTCTGGCTCGGTGCCGAGTCGCTCACGGACATCTCGCTCTCGATCTTCGTCGGCATCCTGGTCGCGACCTACTCGACGCTGTTCGTGGCTGCTCCGCTCTACTCGCTGTTCCGCGAGAACGAGCCGCAGATCGCGGCGCGCGACGCGAAGATCCGCGAGGCGCGAAGCCTCGCAGCCGCAGAAGCCTGATCGTCCCCGCTCCTCGGGGCCGCACCCCGCAGGGCACGCGTAAACTGTTGTGATTCGGAGGTGAGCGGATGGCGGAACCGCAGACGGCGTCGCAGGGCTCCAGCCTGAGACGACTGGTTCCCCGCATCTTCTCCCGCGCGCCCAGGATCAACGACCTCGACAATCTGATCCGCACGGTGCGTGCGAATCACCCCAAGGGCGATCTGGCCGTCATCGAACGCGCCTACGCCGTCGCGAAGGAGAAGCACGCAGGGCAGCAGCGGCAGAGCGGTGAGCCGTACATCACTCACCCGCTCGCTGTCGCACAGATCCTCGCCGAGATGGGCCTCGGCCCTCGAGCGATCGCCGCAGCGCTGCTGCACGACACCGTCGAGGACACCGGCTACGCCCTCACCGACCTCACGGCGGAGTTCGGCGACGAGGTCGCGATGCTCGTCGACGGCGTCACCAAGCTCGACAAGGTCAAGTACGGCGAGAGCGCGCAGGCCGAGACCGTCCGCAAGATGATCGTCGCGATGTCGAAGGACATCCGCGTTCTGCTGATCAAGCTCGCCGACCGGCTGCACAACGCCCGCACCTGGGGCTTCGTCCCTCCTGAGAAGGCCGCGAAGAAGGCGAAGGAGACGCTCGAGATCTACGCGCCTCTCGCCAACCGCCTCGGCATCCAGGCGATCAAGTCGGAGCTCGAAGACCTCTCGTTCGCCGTGCTGCATCCGAAGATCTACAACGAGATCCACAACCTCATCGCGCAGCGCACGCCGCAGCGCGAGAAGTATCTCGCTCAGGTCGTCGAGGAGATCGACGAGGATCTGCGCGATCTGCGCATCCGCGGCAAGGTCGTCGGACGCCCGAAGCAGCTGTACTCCGTCTACCAGAAGATGGTGGTGCGAGGCCGCGAGTTCGACGACATCTACGACCTCATCGGCATCCGGGTGCTCGTCGCCTCCGTTCGCGACTGCTACGCCGTGCTCGGGGCGATCCACGCGCGGTGGACCCCGCTTCCCGGGCGCTTCAAGGACTACATCGCGACCCCGAAGTTCAACCTGTACCAGTCGCTGCACACCACGGTGATCGGTCCGTCCGGACGCACGGTCGAGATCCAGATCCGCACGCATGAGATGCACCAGCAGGCGGAGTACGGTGTCGCCGCACACTGGATGTACAAGGAGCGGATGAACGGCGGGAAGGCCGAGGTCCGCGCGTCGGACAGCGACATGGCCTGGCTCGCCCACATCTCCGACTGGCAGGCCGAGACGGCCGACCCGGGGGAGTTCCTCGACTCCCTGCGGTTCGAGATCGGCGCCAAAGAGGTCTACGTCTTCACTCCCAAGGGTCGCGTGGTCGGTCTCCCGGCCGGTGCGACACCCGTCGACTTCGCCTATGCCGTGCACACCGAGATCGGTCACCGCACGATGGGCTCGAAGGTCAACGGTCGTCTCGTGCCGCTGGAGTCGGAGCTCAAGAGCGGCGATGTGGTCGAGGTCTTCACCTCGAAGAACCCCGACGCCGGTCCGAGTCAGGATTGGCTCGGCTTCGTCAAGAGCACTCGCGCGCGTAACAAGATCCGCGGATGGTTCACGAAGGAACGTCGTGAAGAGGCCATCGAGCAGGGCAAGGAGGCCATCGCTCGCGCGATGCGCCGCCAGAACATGCCGCTGCAGCGGTTGATGAGCCAGGACTCGTTCGCCGAGGTGGCCCACCAGCTCCGCTACGAGGACGTCTCGGCCCTGTATGCCGCTGTGGGCGAGGGGCATGTCTCGACGCAGTCGGTGCTCGAGAAGGTCACCGCGCTGGTCGCGGCGACCGACCCCGCCACAGGTCCGATCGACCTCCCTGGCAGCATGCCCTCGCGCGAGCCCCGCTCCGGCGATTCCGGAGTGCTCGTGCGTGGTGCATCCGACATCCTGGTCAAGGTCGCGAAGTGCTGCACCCCGGTGCCCGGCGACGCGATCGTCGGGTTCGTCACCCGTGGCAGTGGCGTGTCGGTGCACCGCACGGATTGCCCGAACGTCAAGGCGCTCGAGAGCGACGAGGACCGATTCGTCGAGGTGTCCTGGGCGCCGACGACCAAGAGCGTGTTCCGCGTGCAGATCCAGGTCGAGGCTCTCGACCGTTCGGGTCTTCTCTCGGATGTGACGCGTGTGCTCAGTGAGCACCACGTCAACATCCTGTCGGCGACGGTCAGCACCACGGACGAGCGCCTCGCGATCAGCCGCTTCGTGTTCGAGATGGGCGATGCCGTGCACCTCGACCGCGTGCTGAACGCCGTGCGTCGCATCGATGCGGTGTACGACGTCTACCGCGTCACCTCGTCCTGACGAGGAGCCTTTCGAGTGCACCGCGACCGGCCCGCTTTCCGGGCACGCGGATCATGGTGTCGATCTCGCTGAGTGCGGCCGAGACGAGGGCCGGCTCGGTGTCGGCCAGCAGCAGCATCCATCGCCGCAGCGACTCGTCGCGGTGCAGGCCGAGGGCGAGATCGACCATCGTGCGCTGGGGCGTCATGACGGGCACCCCGCCGATCAGCTCGATGTGCGTGCGAGACAGCGCGGTGTCGTGCAGGATCACCCGAGAGGGCAGCGCTGCGCGGATCCGGTGGCCGACCGCACGTCGGACATGGTGGCGAGCGGGCGGAGCATCACCGGCCCCGTGAATCCATGCGGCGGATGGACCGGAGGCAGCTGTGTCGGCGGGGACGAGGGCCGCGATCGCAGCCGCCCTCGCGCTCGGGCTCTCGATGAGATCGGCGGGAATGTAGCCCTCGCCGAGATCGACCAGGTGCCCGTCGATCCTCGCCGCGCTGAGCTCGGGGATCGTGAGCCGTTCACCGGGCAGATACAGGAACGCGGGGTGCATCACGCCAGTCTGGCGCGGTGCACCCCGCGTTCCGTGTCGATCGGAGGATCTGTGGAGAAGGTCAGCCGCCGAGCGCGTTCAGCCAGGCGCGGCGCGCTTCGAGAGCATCCGCGGCGGCCTTGGCGGCCTTCTTGTCTCCCGACTTCTCTGCGGCGGCGAGCTCGGCCTCGAGCTTCTCGATCGCCTCGAGGAGCTGCGAGCTCATGTCGTTGGCGCGCGCCTTGGTCTCGGGGTTGTTCTTCTTCCAGTCGACTTCTTCACGAGCCTTGAGAGCCTGCTCGATCACGCGGAGGCGATCGTCGAGCGCCCGCTCCTTGTCTCGGGGGAAGATGCGACCGATCTCGTCCCACTGGCGCTGGATGCCGGTGAGCAGCGCGCGGGCGCGCTTGATGTTGGGCTCATCGGCCACGGCCTTCGCCTCTTCGAGCAGAGCCTGGCGAGCCTCGATCTTCGGAGCGGAGTCTGCCTCTTCCGCAGCCGACTGCTCGGCCCGTGCCGAGTACAGCGCGTCTCCCGCCGCCTTGAACCGTGCCCACAGCGCGTCGTCTGCCTTGCGTCCGGCGCGGCCGGCGGCCTTCCATTCGTCGAGCAGGGTGCGGTACGCAGGGATGCCGTCGACGCCGCGCGGTGCGAGTGCCTCTGCGCGCTCGACCAGACGAGTCTTCGCGTCACGGGCGGTCTTGTGCGTGTCGTCGAGCTCGGAGTAGAACGCGCGGCGTGCCTTGTCGACCGTGCCGCGTGCATCGCGGAACCGCTTCCAGAGCTGCTGCGAGACGCCCTTCGACAGGCGCGGACCGTTCTGCTGCTGTGCCTGCCAGGCGTCGAAGAGCTCGCCGAGCTCAGCGGTGACCTGCTTCCACTGCACCTTCGACAGGTCGCGGGCGGCGATCTCCTCGGCACGCTCGACGAGGGCCGTGCGATCGGCGATGGCCTTGTCGACCAGTTCCTTCGCCTGCTGGGCCTCCTGAGCCGTCGCCTCGGAGAGCGAGGAGGTCAGGGCGTTCAGTCGCTCGCGGAGTCCGGCGAGGTCGCCGACGGCGGCCGCATCCGTCGCCTCGGCGAGAAGATGGCCCGCCTGCTTGACGAGGTCGGCGGCGGAGGCGCCCCCGGCCTGGTGGCGCTGCTCGAGCGTGTGCACCTTGAAAGCGATGTCCTCGTACTTGCGCACGAAGTAGGCGAGCGCCTCGTCGGGGGTGCCGTCAGGGTACTGTCCGACGACGCGCCAGTCCTCGCCCTCGCGGACCTCGACGGTGCCGTCGTCTGTGACGCGGCCCCACTTCGCGGCGTCGGAGGACGACGCGGCGCTGGCGGCGGCAGCTGCCGGCGCGACGGCAGCCGGCGTCGGCACCTTTCGCGGCAGGGGCGCAGCCGGGGGAGCGGGAACGGGGGGAGTCGGCTTCGACGGCTCTGTGGCAGACACGGTGATTCTCCTTGCGCGGTAGGGCCCGCGGGAGGCGGAAAGGACGAGCTTCAGCCTAGTACGAGAGCGAGGTTGCAATGTGGTGGTCGGATCTCACAACGGCCGTTACCGATCTGTGAGCGAATCGTTCGACGCACGAAACACCGGGCGTCACATGCGGGAAACACCAGGCTCCTATCGTCGCCTTCACGACGTCCCCCGGCGATTGGAGCAGTATGAACGAGGTCTTCCTCACCCCCAAGGAGATCGTCGTCGTGGGTGCCGGTATGGTCGCCCACCGGTTCGTCGAGAGCCTGATCAGCCGGGCTGACACGCCGATGCATGTGACGGTCATCGGCGACGAGGCACGCCGGCCCTACGACCGGGTCGGTCTCACCGGATTCTTCTCGGGGGCGACGCCGGAGGATCTCGAGCTCGATCCCTCGGTCTTCGACGACTTCCGCGTGCGGTTCATGGCCGATGACAGGGTGCTGCGGATCGACCGTTCGGCTCGCACCGTCACGACCAGATCGCGAAAGAGCATCCCGTACGACACGCTCGTGCTCGCCACAGGCTCCTACGCCGCCAAGGTCGCCGTCGACGGGGCCGACCTGCCAGGATGCTTCGTCTACCGCACCCTCGAAGATGTGCACTCGCTCAAGGAGTT is a genomic window containing:
- the secF gene encoding protein translocase subunit SecF, which codes for MASMNEFGNNLYSGKTSFPFVAKRRLWFIIAIALVVGSALVPLLRPIQFSIEFTGGSQFTVQAPDSTDQRTATDAVQSVVPGAATKVVVINGSDIRVQTDQMGADETQQVSNALADAFGVEPDSVTSSFIGPAWGENVTRQSLWGLAIFLALTFLILAIYFRTWKMSAAAIVGLLDVLVITVGVYALAGFEISPPAVIGFLTILAYSLYDTTVVFDKIRENTTEDGENSSRTFGESVNLAVNQTLVRSINTSVVAALPVGAVLFIGAFWLGAESLTDISLSIFVGILVATYSTLFVAAPLYSLFRENEPQIAARDAKIREARSLAAAEA
- a CDS encoding preprotein translocase subunit YajC; the protein is MEILLFGLLAVLVVFMFVNGRKRQKQMKAEQEEKATKTVPGVKVLLQGGLYGTIVAYDHDDLDSPALVEIAPGTVIEVHSQAILRIVEPKDAVVEDADDSVVVVDEAPIVDDAPAIETTEETRRRLERDADDK
- a CDS encoding DUF349 domain-containing protein, with translation MSATEPSKPTPPVPAPPAAPLPRKVPTPAAVAPAAAAASAASSSDAAKWGRVTDDGTVEVREGEDWRVVGQYPDGTPDEALAYFVRKYEDIAFKVHTLEQRHQAGGASAADLVKQAGHLLAEATDAAAVGDLAGLRERLNALTSSLSEATAQEAQQAKELVDKAIADRTALVERAEEIAARDLSKVQWKQVTAELGELFDAWQAQQQNGPRLSKGVSQQLWKRFRDARGTVDKARRAFYSELDDTHKTARDAKTRLVERAEALAPRGVDGIPAYRTLLDEWKAAGRAGRKADDALWARFKAAGDALYSARAEQSAAEEADSAPKIEARQALLEEAKAVADEPNIKRARALLTGIQRQWDEIGRIFPRDKERALDDRLRVIEQALKAREEVDWKKNNPETKARANDMSSQLLEAIEKLEAELAAAEKSGDKKAAKAAADALEARRAWLNALGG
- a CDS encoding RelA/SpoT family protein, with product MAEPQTASQGSSLRRLVPRIFSRAPRINDLDNLIRTVRANHPKGDLAVIERAYAVAKEKHAGQQRQSGEPYITHPLAVAQILAEMGLGPRAIAAALLHDTVEDTGYALTDLTAEFGDEVAMLVDGVTKLDKVKYGESAQAETVRKMIVAMSKDIRVLLIKLADRLHNARTWGFVPPEKAAKKAKETLEIYAPLANRLGIQAIKSELEDLSFAVLHPKIYNEIHNLIAQRTPQREKYLAQVVEEIDEDLRDLRIRGKVVGRPKQLYSVYQKMVVRGREFDDIYDLIGIRVLVASVRDCYAVLGAIHARWTPLPGRFKDYIATPKFNLYQSLHTTVIGPSGRTVEIQIRTHEMHQQAEYGVAAHWMYKERMNGGKAEVRASDSDMAWLAHISDWQAETADPGEFLDSLRFEIGAKEVYVFTPKGRVVGLPAGATPVDFAYAVHTEIGHRTMGSKVNGRLVPLESELKSGDVVEVFTSKNPDAGPSQDWLGFVKSTRARNKIRGWFTKERREEAIEQGKEAIARAMRRQNMPLQRLMSQDSFAEVAHQLRYEDVSALYAAVGEGHVSTQSVLEKVTALVAATDPATGPIDLPGSMPSREPRSGDSGVLVRGASDILVKVAKCCTPVPGDAIVGFVTRGSGVSVHRTDCPNVKALESDEDRFVEVSWAPTTKSVFRVQIQVEALDRSGLLSDVTRVLSEHHVNILSATVSTTDERLAISRFVFEMGDAVHLDRVLNAVRRIDAVYDVYRVTSS
- a CDS encoding type IV toxin-antitoxin system AbiEi family antitoxin gives rise to the protein MHPAFLYLPGERLTIPELSAARIDGHLVDLGEGYIPADLIESPSARAAAIAALVPADTAASGPSAAWIHGAGDAPPARHHVRRAVGHRIRAALPSRVILHDTALSRTHIELIGGVPVMTPQRTMVDLALGLHRDESLRRWMLLLADTEPALVSAALSEIDTMIRVPGKRAGRGALERLLVRTR
- the secD gene encoding protein translocase subunit SecD; this translates as MATSSPVRHAWRVLMGLLLVTGVLFGINALGVHVFEKSSWSPELALDLQGGTQIVLSAETEDGAAPSPEQLDQAAAIIRQRVDASGVAEADITTEGGRNIVVQIPGVADEQTRARIQSSAQLEFRPVLATTAGTNQYVGEDGNETAYPTPDDSLNATPTAEPTDASDLAWVTDRLAAEFQAYDCANPDNDPSNAPKDQPLIACDPSGQAKYLLGPTELTGDAITDASAGRDPRTGAWLVQLTMNGDGAEAFGEVSTRLNQNRLAELSPRDQFAFVLDGSVISAPRMNGQILDGRPSISGDFTQESATALADQLKFGALPLSFEVQSSDTISATLGTQQLQIGLIAGLIGLALVAIYSLIVYRALGTVIIASIAVMAVLTYVIICILAWRLGFRLSLAGVAGLIVSIGFTADSFIVYFERIRDELRDGKSITSAVEDGWGRAKRTIYISKSINILAAVVLYILADSTVKGFAFTLGLTTLIDVFIFVIFTHPVMQLLARTKFFGGGHKLSGLDPESLGAVYRSRSQFRQVPTATAGRGAKNARAKGEAERRQTIAERKRAEALAGDRSSRTGSEGDA